One Mycolicibacterium goodii genomic region harbors:
- the kdpA gene encoding potassium-transporting ATPase subunit KdpA: MSPTTAGIVFLASLVAAVVLVHVPLGDYMYRVYTSEKHSRAERLIYRVIGANPHAEQTWGAYARSVLAFSAVSIVFLFVLQLVQGRLPLHLHDPATPMTPALAWNTAVSFVTNTNWQAYAGESTQGHLVQMAGLAVQNFVSAAVGMAVAIALVRGFARRHTGELGNFWVDLVRGNLRILLPLATVAAILLVAGGAIQNFTLHEQVVTTLNGMQQTIPGGPVASQEVIKELGTNGGGFFNVNSAHPFENPTPWTNWLEIFLILLIPFSLPRTFGRMVASPRQGVAIAAVMGVIALASVSLTMLFQLQHHGTVPTAVGAAMEGVEQRFGVADSAVFAGATTLTSTGAVNSFHDSYTSLGGLMTMFNMQLGEIAPGGVGSGLYGMLILAVITVFVAGLMVGRTPEYLGKKITPREIKLAASYFLVTPLIVLTGTAVAMAMPGQRAGMLNTGPHGLSEVLYAFTSTANNNGSAFAGISVNTEWYNTALGLAMVFGRFLPIILVLALAGSLARQGVTPISVGTLPTHRPQFVGMTVGVTLILVALTFLPMLALGPLAEGIH; the protein is encoded by the coding sequence GTGTCCCCCACCACTGCGGGGATCGTGTTCCTCGCCTCCCTGGTCGCTGCGGTCGTGTTGGTGCACGTGCCGCTGGGCGACTACATGTACCGCGTCTACACCTCCGAAAAGCACTCCCGCGCCGAACGTTTGATCTACCGCGTGATCGGCGCGAACCCGCACGCCGAGCAGACGTGGGGCGCCTACGCCCGCAGCGTGCTGGCGTTCTCGGCGGTGAGCATCGTGTTCCTGTTCGTCCTTCAGCTCGTGCAGGGCCGTCTACCGCTGCACCTGCACGACCCGGCCACCCCGATGACCCCGGCGCTGGCCTGGAACACCGCGGTCAGCTTCGTCACCAACACCAACTGGCAGGCCTACGCCGGCGAATCCACTCAGGGCCACCTGGTGCAGATGGCCGGGCTGGCGGTGCAGAACTTCGTCTCGGCCGCGGTCGGCATGGCGGTGGCCATCGCGCTGGTCCGCGGTTTCGCGCGCCGTCACACCGGTGAGCTCGGCAACTTCTGGGTCGACCTGGTGCGCGGCAACCTGCGGATCCTGCTGCCCCTCGCGACCGTCGCCGCCATCCTGCTGGTGGCCGGCGGCGCGATCCAGAACTTCACGCTGCACGAACAGGTCGTGACGACGCTGAACGGCATGCAGCAGACGATCCCGGGTGGTCCGGTGGCCAGCCAGGAGGTCATCAAGGAACTCGGCACCAACGGCGGCGGTTTCTTCAACGTCAACTCCGCGCATCCGTTCGAGAACCCGACGCCGTGGACCAACTGGCTGGAGATCTTCCTGATCCTGCTCATCCCGTTCTCGTTGCCGCGAACGTTCGGCCGCATGGTCGCGAGCCCCCGTCAGGGGGTGGCGATCGCCGCCGTCATGGGCGTGATCGCCCTGGCCAGCGTGAGCCTGACCATGCTGTTCCAGCTGCAGCACCACGGTACGGTCCCGACGGCGGTCGGCGCGGCAATGGAGGGCGTCGAGCAGCGCTTCGGGGTCGCCGATTCCGCGGTGTTCGCCGGTGCGACGACGCTGACGTCCACCGGTGCGGTGAACTCGTTCCACGACTCCTACACGAGCCTCGGCGGCCTGATGACGATGTTCAACATGCAACTCGGTGAGATCGCGCCGGGCGGTGTGGGGTCGGGTCTGTACGGCATGCTGATTTTGGCGGTCATCACGGTGTTCGTCGCGGGCCTGATGGTCGGGCGCACCCCGGAATATCTCGGCAAGAAGATCACCCCGCGTGAGATCAAGCTCGCCGCAAGCTATTTCCTGGTGACCCCGCTGATCGTGCTGACCGGCACCGCCGTCGCCATGGCGATGCCCGGACAACGGGCCGGCATGCTCAACACCGGTCCGCACGGCCTCTCGGAAGTGCTGTACGCCTTCACGTCCACGGCCAACAACAACGGTTCGGCCTTCGCCGGGATCAGCGTCAACACCGAGTGGTACAACACCGCTCTCGGGCTGGCGATGGTGTTCGGCCGCTTCCTGCCCATCATCCTGGTCCTGGCTCTCGCCGGATCCCTTGCCCGCCAAGGTGTCACGCCCATCTCGGTGGGCACCCTGCCCACGCACCGGCCTCAGTTCGTCGGCATGACGGTGGGCGTCACCCTCATCCTCGTCGCCCTGACGTTCCTGCCCATGCTGGCACTCGGGCCACTCGCAGAAGGAATCCACTGA